Below is a window of Camelina sativa cultivar DH55 chromosome 11, Cs, whole genome shotgun sequence DNA.
CTTGCTAAAGAGAGGGCATAAAAAGTCTGGTGGCATCTTTAGTATTGGCGGTGAGTTAAGTGCATGATGAATGATCAGTCACCCCATTCCCCACAAATGcctaaattagtaatttttggtTGTGTAAACCCAAACTATGATGGGCTATTAAACTGTGTGCAAGTGCAACCAGGTCGCTGTCTTCTCTCTCTGCAGAGTTATTTGGAtttcacatacaaaaaaaaaaataaccgaAGAAGGAGTCAGCGAGAGGACGGCTTCCACTTTGAAAGAGTttgatctcttttctttttctttggttcattCAAAGTTGGTAAAAGAAATGCAACCTTCAACTACTTTGACCTCTTCTATAGTTTTCTTCTCGgattaaatctttttttcttctttatgtttttgtttattacattTACGTAcggattattaatttacagttGTTAATAGAAGTAGAAAGAAAACTCACCAAAAGTCAAAGAGTCTTATCCGTACCTTTAATTATCCCCATGTCCTTGCTATTTGAATGTGTCAAACTTGTATTGTTAAGTATTTGGTTTTAACCAATTGTTTGGTTTACAGCATTTGCCGACTGATCTTGTCACACATGtcctttttttatgttaatgatTCTTTTAACACCATtatgaattatataaaaaaggacTTGAATGAGTCAATGaccttgtttctttgtttttccttaaGTATTGTTATGTGATCGATCGAGTTTGAAGATGTGTCCTAAAGAAGGAGACTTTATTAGGGATCTCGCTCTGTTTTAGTCACCGGAACAAAACTCAATATCTCATCCGACAAAGTTAGAGAAACGAACATAtttaaatgaaatgaaaataaatggaGAAGGTGGAGAGTTGTGAGAAGGACAGGTGAATCTACCAATAATCTCCTGCCTTAGAAGAATGGGTCACATGGAGTTTTGGCTTTCTATATATTAAACCTATTTCCcaactctattttttctctcaaagtAGATACATTTACTTCTTTGACCATTTCTCAAAACAGAGTCCCGTTGGtgttttcataaaaagtttttctctcttttcgttCAGTCTTTTGCGGGATCTCTCGGTTTCTGACATTGCCGTGAAAGTCTCAAATGCTTGTCTAATAAAGCAAACATATTTTGTCCGAAAACTGAGCTCTTTGATACGTACAGAGAAAGAGAATCCCGCAaaactctctcctctctctccttctcttctctgtttttttgtggGTAGAGTTTTGGTTCTTTTCTTGGATCATAATGGGTTTTAATGAATCCAACCTAGACCGATTCTTACGCTGCACTACACCTATCGTCCCTTCTCGTTCCCTCCCAAAGGTTcacacttttttcttcttcttcttcttcaaacaatTCTCTGAAAGATCTGACATTGTGTGTTTGAGTTTGGCAGACACAGATCAAGAACCTGAATCCTCTGTGGTACCCGTTGGAGAGCGAGAGCGTGGAGTACTTCAGGTTGAGCGACTTCTGGGATTGTTTCGACGAGTGGAGCGCTTACGGTGCAGGTGTCCCCATTGTCTCGGAAACGGACGAGACATTGGTCCAGTACTATGTTCCTTACCTCTCTGCAATCCAGATTTTCACCTCTCATTCTGTTCTCAATGCTTTAAGGTAATGATCATTTTATGCCATTTTCAGAAACATAAAACAAGTTTTTATGAATCTAAAATGTTGCTGCGATGAAATGATGATTGAGGGAGGAGACAGAATCTGGGGATTCAGGGAGCGAGACATGTAGCGAGGAGTGGAGATGGGAAGGAAGTTCTTCTTCAGAGGAAGGATTTGATCATCAAGAACCTCTTGATCGCCTTGGTTACTCTTACTTGCAGCATTTCGAGAGATGTACACCTTACTCCAGAGTCCCTCTCATGGATAAGGTTTTGCTTTTTTCACCATTCTTGGAGTTGATTCTTTAAGTACTTTcttgatcatttttaaaatgttatacgAAGTCTTTGTCTGCTTTCAGATCAAAGAATTGGGAGAAAGACATGCAGGGTTATGGTCATTGAGGAGTGTTGATCTGTCTCCTGCTAGTTGGATGGCTGTTGCTTGGTCTGACTTTTTCTTCTCTGTGtggttttcaaaaaacaaagttaAGGTTAATGTTTTTCAAATGGTGATGGTGTTAAATTATATACGTAGGTATCCAATNNNNNNNNNNNNNNNNNNNNNNNNNNNNNNNNNNNNNNNNNNNNNNNNNNNNNNNNNNNNNNNNNNNNNNNNNNNNNNNNNNNNNNNNNNNNNNNNNNNNNNNNNNNNNNNNNNNNNNNNNNNNNNNNNNNNNNNNNNNNNNNNNNNNNNNNNNNNNNNNNNNNNNNNNNNNNNNNNNNNNNNNNNNNNNNNNNNNNNNNNNNNNNNNNNNNNNNNNNNNNNNNNNNNNNNNNNNNNNNNNNNNNNNNNNNNNNNNNNNNNNNNNNNNNNNNNNNNNNNNNNNNNNNNNNNNNNNNNNNNNNNNNNNNNNNNNNNNNNNNNNNNNNNNNNNNNNNNNNNNNNNNNNNNNNNNNNNNNNNNNNNNNNNNNNNNNNNNNNNNNNNNNNNNNNNNNNNNNNNNNNNNNNNNNNNNNNNNNNNNNNNNNNNNNNNNNNNNNNNNNNNNNNNNNNNNNNNNNNNNNNNNNNNNNNNNNNNNNNNNNNNNNNNNNNNNNNNNNNNNNNNNNNNNNNNNNNNNNNNNNNNNNNNNNNNNNNNNNNNNNNNNNNNNNNNNNNNNNNNNNNNNNNNNNNNNNNNNNNNNNNNNNNNNNNNNNNNNNNNNNNNNNNNNNNNNNNNNNNNNNNNNNNNNNNNNNNNNNNNNNNNNNNNNNNNNNNNNNNNNNNNNNNNNNNNNNNNNNNNNNNNNNNNNNNNNNNNNNNNNNNNNNNNNNNNNNNNNNNNNNNNNNNNNNNNNNNNNNNNNNNNNNNNNNNNNNNNNNNNNNNNNNNNNNNNNNNNNNNNNNNNNNNNNNNNNNNNNNNNNNNNNNNNNNNNNNNNNNNNNNNNNNNNNNNNNNNNNNNNNNNNNNNNNNNNNNNNNNNNNNNNNNNNNNNNNNNNNNNNNNNNNNNNNNNNNNNNNNNNNNNNNNNNNNNNNNNNNNNNNNNNNNNNNNNNNNNNNNNNNNNNNNNNNNNNNNNNNNNNNNNNNNNNNNNNNNNNNNNNNNNNNNNNNNNNNNNNNNNNNNNNNNNNNNNNNNNNNNNNNNNNNNNNNNNNNNNNNNNNNNNNNNNNNNNNNNNNNNNNNNNNNNNNNNNNNNNNNNNNNNNNNNNNNNNNNNNNNNNNNNNNNNNNNNNNNNNNNNNNNNNNNNNNNNNNNNNNNNNNNNNNNNNNNNNNNNNNNNNNNNNNNNNNNNNNNNNNNNNNNNNNNNNNNNNNNNNNNNNNNNNNNNNNNNNNNNNNNNNNNNNNNNNNNNNNNNNNNNNNNNNNNNNNNNNNNNNNNNNNNNNNNNNNNNNNNNNNNNNNNNNNNNNNNNNNNNNNNNNNNNNNNNNNNNNNNNNNNNNNNNNNNNNNNNNNNNNNNNNNNNNNNNNNNNNNNNNNNNNNNNNNNNNNNNNNNNNNNNNNNNNNNNNNNNNNNNNNNNNNNNNNNNNNNNNNNNNNNNNNNNNNNNNNNNNNNNNNNNNNNNNNNNNNNNNNNNNNNNNNNNNNNNNNNNNNNNNNNNNNNNNNNNNNNNNNNNNNNNNNNNNNNNNNNNNNNNNNNNNNNNNNNNNNNNNNNNNNNNNNNNNNNNNNNNNNNNNNNNNNNNNNNNNNNNNNNNNNNNNNNNNNNNNNNNNNNNNNNNNNNNNNNNNNNNNNNNNNNNNNNNNNNNNNNNNNNNNNNNNNNNNNNNNNNNNNNNNNNNNNNNNNNNNNNNNNNNNNNNNNNNNNNNNNNNNNNNNNNNNNNNNNNNNNNNNNNNNNNNNNNNNNNNNNNNNNNNNNNNNNNNNNNNNNNNNNNNNNNNNNNNNNNNNNNNNNNNNNNNNNNNNNNNNNNNNNNNNNNNNNNNNNNNNNNNNNNNNNNNNNNNNNNNNNNNNNNNNNNNNNNNNNNNNNNNNNNNNNNNNNNNNNNNNNNNNNNNNNNNNNNNNNNNNNNNNNNNNNNNNNNNNNN
It encodes the following:
- the LOC109127236 gene encoding uncharacterized protein LOC109127236, with the protein product MGFNESNLDRFLRCTTPIVPSRSLPKTQIKNLNPLWYPLESESVEYFRLSDFWDCFDEWSAYGAGVPIVSETDETLVQYYVPYLSAIQIFTSHSVLNALREETESGDSGSETCSEEWRWEGSSSSEEGFDHQEPLDRLGYSYLQHFERCTPYSRVPLMDKIKELGERHAGLWSLRSVDLSPASWMAVAWSDFFFSVWFSKNKVKVNVFQMVMVLNYIRRY